The genomic window CTGCTATGCGATCGTGTGGCCATTTTATTCACATGGACCAGCAAAGAGTAAAAGTATGACAAGACCCTACCCCAGAGGAACAGCGAGCATGGGTCCATGCCATGGGAATCCCTAAAATTAGGAATTTTGAAACTGAGTGGTGCACCTGAGATAAAAGCTCAAATCCTGGGTGAACGCAGGGTTCTGACAGAAGCTGGGGGCACGAAGGGTAATTgattgctcttctgtgagggttCCCTGGAGTGTAGGGAGTTGCAAACTTCCAGCTCTGGGGCTAGAGAGCAGGCACCACCATATTCATCCCACCTATCAGCACTGAAAtccttcaaggaaaaaaaagtagtgcTACCCAATGGAGGCCAGAGCTGCTTACACCAGACCTCACCCTGCTGCACCTTTGAGGCCCATTTCCATTGAAATAAGTCAGCCTGAGAATCAGTGCAACAGGCCCCTCCCTCAGAAGACCAACAAAAACAACTCACTCACACTAAGTCTACTGATCACAGAGTGCTGAAAAGCTccagctctaggggaaatagaatctagcttcctttttacgtttattctttattgtttttttttttcatttttttcagttcctttgaaaatttttaaaaattaaaaaaaatttttaaatgtatttttatatataattttttaatttattttcattatattgtattttgtatttttggatctagattcttttaacaagcagaccaaaacacatctatgatctagttttgtttttttctttttttgggcgGGGGGTGGTTCTTTTCAGGACAAAATGATAAGATggagaaattcaccccaaaagaaaaaacaggaagtagATCCTCATAGCCAAgaatttaatcaatacagatataagatgtctgaactagaatttgaaataattataaagatactagctgggtttgaaaaaagcatagaagacgctagagaatccctttctacagagataaaagaactaaaagctaggtcaaaattaaaaatgctataactgagatgcaaacccACATGGAGGCCATAAAAATGAGGATGTATGAAGCAGAGGactgaatcagtgatatagaagatacaattatgagaaataatgaaggtgaaaagaagagggaaacaaaggtaatGGATCACGaaggtagacttagggaactcagtgacttattaaaatggaataacatttgtatcataggagtcccagaagatgaagaagggacagaaaaagacgcagaaggtttatttgaacaaattatagctgaaaacttccctaatctgggaaaagacagacatcaaaatccaagaagcacagagaacttccattaaattcaacaaaagctgacCATTACCAAGGTATAttgtagtcaaattcacaaaatacacagacaaggaaagaatcctgaaaacagcaagggaaaaaaagtccttaatctacaagggaagacaggtcaggtttgcagcagatctgtccacagacacttggcaggccagaaagagtggcaggatatattcaatgtgccaaatgggaaaaaaatatgcagccaagaactctttatccagcaaggctgtcattcagaatagaaggagagataaagactttcccagacaaaaactaaaggagtttgtgaccactaaaccagccctgcaagaaattttaaagtggagGGGGGCCACTCTgagtggaggaaaaagaagaccaaagcaataAAGACTACAAAGGCCCAGAGGACATCACCAGAGACACCAGCTGTATAGGTAACACAATGACATTAAATTCATCTTTTAAtgatcactctgaatgtaaatggactaaatgctccaatcaaaagacatagggtatcagaatggataaaaaaaaaaaaagaaaaaaaaagcccacaagacccatctacatgTGGCcgacaagagactcattttagacctaaagacacctgcagatcgaagtgaggggatggagaaccatgtatcatcctaatggaggtcaaaagaaagccagagtagccatacttatatcagacaaactagattttaaaccaaagactgtagcaaggggtgaggaagggtgttatatcataattaaggggtctgtccatcaacaagatctaacaattgtaaatatttatgcacccaacttgaaagcacccaaatatataaatcaattactaataaacataaagaaactcattgataatgatACAATAATAATAGAGGACTTTAATGCCCCACTgataacaatggacagatcatctaagcagaaaatcaacaaggaaacaatgactttgaatgacacactggactggatggccTTAACAGATTGATTCAGAacgtttcatcctaaagcaacagagtACACATTTCatgtgcacacggaacattctccagaatagatcacatgctaggtcacaaatcagccctccaCAAGTACAGAAAGATctagatcataccatgcatattttcagaccacaacttgacatcaaccacaagaaaaatttgagaagccctcaaatacatggaggttaaaaaacatcttgctaaagaatgagtgggttaaccaggaaattaaagaagaaatttaaaaaatacatggaagcaaatgaaaatacaacagtccaaaacctctgggatgcagcaaaggcagtcctaagagggaagtatattgcaatacaggcctatctcaagaagcaagaaaggtcccaaatatatatcctaaccttacacctaaaggagctagaaaaggaacagcaaatcctaaagccagcagaagggaaataataaagatgagagctgaaataaacaatatagaaacaaaaaaccagtggaacagatcaacaaaactaagagctggttccttgaaagaattaataaattgataaaccccttgacagactgatcaaaaagaagaaaggacccaaatagataaaatcatgaatgaaggagagatcacaaccaacagcacagaaatacaattatgagaatactatggaaaattatatgccaacaaactgggcaatctggaagaaatggacaaactcttAGAAACTTAcaagctaccaaaactgaaacaggaagaaatcgaaaatttaaacagacccataaccagcaaagaaattgaatcagtaatcaaaaatcccccaaaaaacaagagttctgggccagatggctttccagaggaattctaccagacatttaaataaagttaatacctattcttctcaaactcttcaaaaaaacagaaatggaaggaaaatttccaaacgtCTTCTACagggccagcattaccttgatttcaaaataaaagaccccactcaaaaggagaattacaggccaatatccctgatgaatatggatgcaaaaattctcaataaaatagtaGCAGATCTACTTCAACAGtaccttaaaagaattattcaccatgatcaagtgagatttattcagtatttgcaaattaatcaacatgatacaccatagtagtaaaagaaaggataagaaccataagatcctgtcaatagatgcagaagaaagcacttgacaaaatatagcattccttcttgataaaaaccctcaacaaagtagggatagatggaacatacctcaacatcctAAACGCCATACATGGAAGACCcagagctaatatcatcttcaatgggaagaaactgagagccttttccctatggtcaggaacaagacaaggatgtccactttcccCCTTACTGTTTAACATAGTATCAGAAGtgttagcctcagcaatcagaaaacaaaaagaaataaagggcatccaaattagcaaagaaaacgtcgaattttcactctttgcagactaCATGATACTCTTTGTAGAAAACCCCAAAAATTGCTataactaatacatgaattcagcaaagtcacaggatataaatcACCAttcagaaatctgcatttctatacaccagtaatgaagtagcagaaaaagaaatcaaggaattgatcctatttGCAAGtgcaaaaacagtaagatacctaggaataaacctaactaaagaggtaaaagatttatactctgaaaactatagaacaattATGAAAAATTGAATAGGAcacaaatggaaacacattccatgttcatggattgggagaacaaacaTTGCTGAAATGCCAATACTACCagaagcaatctacacatttaatgcaatccctatcaaaataccaccagcatttttcacagagctagaacaaacaatcctaaaatttttatggaaccagaaaagtcccCAAATGGCTAAAGcagttctgaaaaagaaaaaactggaggcatcacaattctggatttcaagctgtattacaaagctgtagtcatcaagacaatatggtactggcacaaaaacagacacagagatcaatggaacagaataggaatcccagaaatggacctacaactatatggccaactaattttcaagaaagcaagaaagaatatccaatgggaaaaagtccctttaacaaatagtattaggaaaactggacagcaacatgcagaagaatgaaactggaccaccttcttacatcATGCacaagtaaactcaaaatggctgaaagacttaaatgtgagacaggaaaccatcaaaatcctagagaagaacacaggtagtaacctctttgaccttagccagagcaacttcttactagacatgttgccagaagcaaaggaaacaaaagcaaaaatgaaccattgggatatcatcaaggtaaaaagcttttgcacagcaaaggaaacaattaacaaaactaaaaggcagcttgcggagaagatatttgcaaatgacattatctaTTAacagttagtatccaaaatctataaagaacttagaaactcaacacacaagaaacaacccaattaagaaatgagaagacatgtatagacacttttccaaagaagatatccagatgactacagacacatgaaaagatgctcaacatcatcatcatcatcatcatcatcatcatcatcaggaaatacaaatcaaaagcatgatgagataccagctcacacctgtcagaatggctaaagttaacaacacaagaaacaacagttgttggtgaggatgtggagaaaggggaaccctcttgaactattggtgggaatacaaactggtgcagccactctggaaaatagtatggaagttcctcaaaaaacgaaaaatacaactaccctaccatctagcaattacactactagggtgtttacccaaaggatacaaaaatagatttaaaggggtacatgcaccccaatgtttatagcagtattatcaacaatagccaaattacagagagcccaaatgtcccatcaactgatgaatggatatattcaatggaatattactcagacatcagaaagaatgaaatcttgccatttgtaatgacgtggatggagctagaatgtattatgctaaataagtcattcagagaaagacaaataccagaagatttcactcatgtagaagttaagaaacaaaacagatgaatatatgggaagggggaaacgagagagagaaacacaccacaagagactcttaatgatagagaacaaactaaacaGAGAGTtaatggaaggaggtgggtggggatgggctagataggtAATGGGTAATCAAGATAGTGAGGGTACTTGTTATGAtcaccactgggtgttgtatataagtggtgaatcactgaattctcctgaaaccaatattgcactctatgttacctaaaatttaaataaaaatttttaaaaaaatctgacacctgaggggcgcctgggtggcgcagttggttaagcgtccgacttcagccaggtcacgatctcgcggtccgtgagttcgagccccgcgtcaggctctgggctgatggctcggagcctggagcctgtttccgattctgtgtctccctctctctctgcccctcccccgttcatgctatgtctctctctgtcccaaaaataaaaaacgttgaaaaaaaaaattaaaaaaaaaaaaatctgacaccTGAAAATAATGATAGTTTCtcaaatagaataaatataattcaagaaatgcttttaaaaaaaggtatacaCAAGGCcattaagcacatgaaaacatgctcaatatcaGTAGCCGTTAGGGACATGCTAATCAAAATCCCAATTAGATACCGGTTCACACCTtgtagaatggctataatcaaataGATGAAATGTAACTGTTGCTGATCTGGAGCAATGGAAATCTTcttttgctggtgggaatgtaaaatggtgtagccactgtgtAAAAGTTTGGCGGTAATACCATTGTTAGGTATTTACCCTGGAGAAATGAAACCTATATCCATGTAAAACTTGTTCATGAATAGTCATAACATTAGTCTTCATAGCTCCAAAGTGCAAAAAACTCAAAGTCCATCAGCCGatagatacataaaatgtggTGTATCTGTACTATGGAAgagtattcagcaataaaaaggaatggacgGATGCTacatatggatgaatcttgaaaacatgataagtgaaagaagccagtctcgaCAGGCCACACATAACTCCATTTTTATGACATGTCCAGAATATGCAAATCTATGGATATAGAAAGTATATTAGTGGTTGCTGGGAATTGGGGGGAAAGGAGGGATGGGGAgtaactgctaatgggtatgggattTCCCTTGAGAATGTTCAGgaattagatggtggtgatggttgcacaaactTGTGACTAtactccaaaaaacaaaattgtatgcTTTAAGCATGAATCTATGGAATGTGAATTTCTCTAAATGAAGCTTTCAAGCTGCTACTAAAAAAAGAGGGTTCTATAAAATAATTCTGGAGTTTCTTATCAAAGTTCTTTTAATAAAAGTTGGAGCACttaaacagggaaaaaaaatatttttcccttttccagtgaAAAGCAGTACCACACAAACACAACAGCAGACCTCAGTGATACTCTGCAACAGGGACCAGTGTGGAATTCTCACTTTAGGGGAACCTTTAAAAAACCAGTTGAGCTATAGAACACCTTGATTGCTTGAACTGCAAAGAACCATGGCCGCATAAAGAAGCTATGcttcttcatttattcttcaccACTGAAAAGAGAGTTGAAACTTGGATTATATTTGGCTCTTGATTGTATTAAGTGATCAGAATAAAATTACTGTGATTCTAAACTTTTTCAAGCATTTCCTGGTttttgctcatgctttctctatgAACATCTATTGTTTCAGTTTTCTCTGAATACTTTCCTTTTGGGATAAGGCCCATCACTCATCCAATGTGCTTCTGTTGGGGGTGACCCATTACCATGTGTAAGACGCAGGGCAGGCCAAAATCATGTGGCCTCATCCCTTTCTCCACAGGGGCTGGTCTAATTCAGAGGCATGTGATCCAGGGAAGACAACAGTCCTTTTGTAGGATTTGATTAGTGGACCCTAGAAAAGGTTAGCTCTTTCTTTTGGATCATGGATCTTAAGGATGTGCACTTTTGGCTGCCAGGCCTCTTCCCCATTATGTGAGAGAGGACCAGCCTGAAAATGAAGCCCGAAACAAGAAAAACAGTCCCAAAATGGAGGACAAGAGCCCTGGCAACAATCAGAGGTTTGTATCCAGCTACGCCTACTGTATGATGTTAATATTAAAGTTGTGAGGTTGTTACTCTAGTGAATCGGTGCAAATGAAGCATTTCTCCTCCAAGGAATCAAACACATTTTTAGAACTAAATAGGACAGATTGAGTGAAAGAAATCTTTATCCAAAGCTTTCCCAATAGACATTTTCTCCCCACACTGAATGTTATCAATTTTAACAGTCCCATCAGTGGCCTTCATAATATTCACAAAGGATGTACCAACTGAGTCATCTGGTTGAAGAGTCAAGTTGGAAAATAACAATCTTTCCACTTTTTGTGGTTTAGAACAATTCTCAATACACATTATGTTGCTCTCAGCTCATAGCGGTTCGAttaaatttttcttccaaaaataactTAGAGGAAGAATCATTTACTTTATACATATTCAAAAACAGAACTCATCCATTTTCTCCAGTGTTTGTGGAGGGAAATACTGGTCTAACCCATTAGATACAGCAAGTCTGTCTCCTATTTTGGCTTCTCTGTTTTAAGTGATCAGAGAAAAtcctttgttgttttcattttggtttcagCATATTGGCGTCAATATCCTTTTCTTCCTCGGAATCTTGATCTGGCATCCaactgaaaataaacatataattaaatcAGATTTTGTACAACACAATTAAACACAGGTTTGGTAAGTGGTCTCAATCTATGACAGAACTAAACCACTTTCCAGCACAGTCAAAAAGGCaactgtcggggcacctgggtggctcagtcggttaagcggccgacttcggcttaggtcatgatctcgcggtccgtgagttcgagccccgcgtcgggctctgtgctgacagctcagagcctgaagcctgtttcggattctgtgtctccctctctctgaccctcccccattcatgctctgtctctctctgtctcaaaaataaataaacgttaaaatagcACTgtttctttagggaaaaaaaaaaaaaaggtaactgtcagagctaccaagaaaaaaaaaaaaataaagatggcattaaaaacaaaagttccaTTTAAGGTCCCAATAAGGATTTTCTTCTCAAGTAGAAtctgaattatatttatatttttccctcaACTATACTCAATATGTGTGCTTCTagcaaacttaatttttttttattaagttttgttTGGGTTAATATTCAGATGTATTTGAACTGcaccaaaaaaacataaaatacgtaggaataaacctaaccaaagaggtgaaaaatttgtacactgaaaactatagaaagcttaggaaagaaactgaagaagacacaaaacaacggaaaaacattccatgctcatggactggaagaacaaatattgttacaatgtcgatactacccaagcaatctatatattcaatgcgatccctatcaaaataacaccagcattcttcacagagctagaacaaacaattctaaaatttgtatggaatcagaagagactctgaatagccaaagtaatgttgagaaagaaaaccagagcacATCACAATTccgacttcaagctgtattacaaagctgtaatcatcaagacagtatggtactagcacaaaaacagacacaaagatcaatggaacagaatggagaactcagaaatggacccacaaacgtatggccaactgatcttccacaaagcaggaaagaatcaccaatggaaaaaagatggtctcttcagaaaatggtgttggaaaaactggacagcaacatgcagaagcatgaacctagaccactctcttatatcatacacaaaaataaacccaaggggcgcctaggtggctcaatctcttaagtgttggactttggctcaggtcacgatcttgtggttggtgggttcgagccctgcatcaggctctgggctggctctgggctgacagctcagcccagagcctgcttcaaattctgtgtctccctctctctctgcccctcccctgcttgcactttgtctccatcaaaaatgaataaacgttaaaaaaaatttaaaaataaactcaaaatgaacattgaaatgtatttgaaatcTTTAAACAGTAAATCACACCTAACATTTAgggattaaaaatgtttaaagtataggggcgcctgggtggcgcagtcggttaagcgtccgacttcagccaggtcacgatctcgcggtccgtgagttcgagccccgcgtcaggctctgggctgatggctcggagcctggagcctgtttccgattctgtgtctccctctctctctgcccctcccccgttcatgctctgtctctctctgtcccaaaaataaataaaaaatgttaaaaaaataaaaaataaaaaaaaaataaagtatctacTCATAGGATGACTACATGTTCTTTGACTTAAAGCTCACAGTGCAGCCTCTTCCAAGGGTGGTGGGGTACGTAGAGGGTTTTAAAGTCAGTATATAAGGCAAATTGGCATCTTAGAGGACTAATAGTGAATCACTCTTGGACAAAGGCTGTACGAATCTATTAGTCCACTCAGGAGTTCCCTAGATGGCGCTTTCTAGTGTCAAAGTAGAAGTAATACACAAATAATATTATCCACATTCTTTTTTCTGAATGATCTCACTTGCAACATACATGTAATTGCTAGGTCATTCACATACTTAATTTTTAGCATACCTAAAATTTTTAGCATAAGCTTTGCAAAAGCTATATAGCCTCTTACCATTGATCTTTTACATTcaaaaaatgagtatttcaaaGCTTTGCAGTTTCCTTCCTTCAGACACTGTCGAGGGGATTTTCCTTCCTAGGACacagaaaacaatataaataccTGGAGACAAAATAACTATCGTTTTGAAagtagtgctttttttttaaagttaaagaaaaaaagtagtaaattatatgagaaaatattttgtgattcatTTTGACTGCTGATGTTTAGAGAGAACAggatagaataaaaaaatgtatcaaataatTTTGGAGCACTTTTTAGGGTGCCCTTGAGTTCTTGAAAATACTAGTGTCCATAAGatacttttctttcaaatttttatgtatCTCGCAACTAGTATTATTAGCTCCTTATGGGTAAGAGAGTAAAggtgaaagtaatttttttttttccttcagtgtttctaaaatttttacaCTCCAGAACTCATCAAGATAGATGAGTGGACATgcatacatgtacacatgcatgtacatacGAGAGATCAGGCCGGCTGTAGTGGGAAATGGGTTTGTTCTGGAAGGACCCATCAAGTGGCTTTAAAGCCTCCAGGTATATATCCTTTTAGTGCAAGCACTATTACCTCCAACacatccctgccccccacccaacGGTCAAATTCTCTAATTTCAGAAGCACAACCACATAGAactggaagaggaaggggagatgTTAACAGAATTGAGACATATTTGTGAGAGAAGATCTGCCTGGGCCTGATGTGAAATGAACCCAACTTTAAGCAGTGAAAGCTAAAAGAAGGCTAAGAAGCAAACTGGACTAAACCATTCCCTTCCTGCCAAGGTAAGAAGCACCTATAAGAATGCTCACAGGAGAAACTTATTTTTGAttcttaaataagattttttaaactataacCATTAAAAATCAGACTTGACAAAATTATATCTGCAAAACTAGGTGAGAGCTAGAATTTAGTATGGGTTTTTCAAGGTAAACAtggaacaaaaattttaatacctcttcataatcttaaaatattttttaacaaagacATGTTTAACTTAACACAAAAGCATTTAAATATGCTGGACAC from Neofelis nebulosa isolate mNeoNeb1 chromosome 9, mNeoNeb1.pri, whole genome shotgun sequence includes these protein-coding regions:
- the LOC131485219 gene encoding cytochrome c oxidase assembly factor 5, whose amino-acid sequence is MPRYYEDKPEGGACAGVKEDLGACLLQSDCVLQEGKSPRQCLKEGNCKALKYSFFECKRSMLDARSRFRGRKGY